From the genome of Rhizobacter sp. AJA081-3:
TCCACGTAGCCCACGCCGAGCTGCGAGCGTGCCATCAGCATGCCGCCGAACACGCCCGCCACGTCGGCGAACACCGTCAGCAGCGGCAGCGCCACGGCCAGGGCCACCAGCTTGGGCAGCGCCAGCATCTCCATCGGTTCGATGCCCAGCGTGCGCATCGCGTCGATCTCCTCGGTCACGGCCATGGTGCCGATCTGCGCCGCGTAGGCCGAGCCCGATCGGCCGGCGATGATGATGGCGGTGATCAATGGCGCGAACTCGCGCAGCATCGACACGCCGACCAGATCGGCCACGAAGATGTTGGCGCCGTACTGGCGCAGCTGCGGCGCACCCTGGTAGGCGACGACGACGCCGAGCAGGAAGGACAGCAGCGCGACGATGGGCAGCGCGTCGACGCCGGCGCTGCGGATGTTGAACAGGATCGGCCGCCAGCGCCAGCGCCGCGGCTGCAGCACGCAGGTGGCGAAGGCCACGGCCAGCTCGCCGACGAAGGCGAGCAGCGCCAGGCCCTCCTCCAGCACGGGTGCGACACGGCGCCCCAGTCGTTCGAGCGCCTTCGGGGCCGGCGCGGCGCCGGCTTCGGCCCTCGGAGCACCCTGCCGGGCCGGCTGCGCGACGACGTCGAGCAGTTTCGCGAACGGCGGACTCAGGCCCAGCAGCGTGACGACGCCGCCACCTTCGCGCAGACGCCGCAACAGGCGCAGCAACAGCCAGGCGCCGGCGCTGTCGAGCGCGTCGATGCGCTGGCCATCCACCACGGCAGCACCTGCGGCAGGCCGCTGCAGCGCATCGAGCCGGCCTTCGATGCCGCCCAGCTTCAGCACGCTCCACGACCCCGACAACTCGATCCGTGGCGGCTCCGCGGCACTCGACGTTGCCGGCAAGGACACATCGGCGTGATCGTTCGGTGCAGGTTTCATGGCTGGAAGCCACCGTAGCCCGCGCCGTGCCGGCGGTCTGTGCGATAGCGGACAGAAGAAGTGATCGCCGCCAGCCATCCGGGCAAACCCTCGCGCGCTCTGTTCGATAGGCAACAGACGGCCGGCAGGAAGGGGGGGATCCTCATCCTCTGTTCGGGCCTACCGCATCGGCGCTTGCAGTACCCCGACCCAGAACTCGCATCCAATGACTGTCATCAAGCCGATCCCCCGACCGAAGACCGGCCGACGCACGCTGCCATCGCCGGCCATCGGGGTGCCAGTCGCCAGCGAGGCACGCCGTCGCCGAGCCTTGCTCAAGACCGGCGCCCTGCAGCGCGCCATCCTCAGCAGCGCCAACTTCTCCAGCATCGCCACCGACGAGAAGGGCGTGATCCAGGTCTTCAACGTCGGCGCCGAGCACATGCTGGGCTACGAGGCCGCGGCGGTGATCGACCGCGTCACGCCGGCCGACTTCTCCGACCCGCAGGAGGTGATCCTGCGCGCACGCGCCCTCAGCCTGGAGTTCGGCACCACCATCGAACCCGGCTTCGAGGCGCTGGTGTTCAAGGCCTCGCGCGGCATCGAGGACATCTACGAGCTGACCTACCTGCGCAAGGACGGCAGCCGCCTGCCCGCCGTGGTGTCGGTGACGGCGCTGCACGACGCGCTGGGTGCGATCATCGGCTACCTGCTGATCGGCACCGACAACACCGCGCGCAAGCAGGTCGACCTCGCCCTGCAGGAGCGCAACCGCGACCTGCGCGGCGCCAAGATCGCGGCGGAGCTCGCCAACCAGGCGAAGTCGGACTTCCTGTCCAGCATGAGCCACGAGTTGCGCTCGCCGCTGAACGCGATCCTCGGTTTCGCGCAGCTGATCGACTCGGGCACGCCGCCGCCGACGCCGCCGCAGAAAGACAGCATCGACCAGATCCTGCAGGCCGGCTGGTACTTGCTGGAGCTGATCAACGAGATCCTCGACCTGGCGCTGATCGAGTCGGGCAAGCTTTCGCTCTCGCCCGAGCCGGTGCTGCTGGCGGAGTTGCTGGCCGAGTGCCTGGCGATGATCGAGCCGATGTCGCGCAAGGCGGGCATCGACGTCAAGCTGATCGCACCGGAAGGCCCCTGGCTCGTGAAGGCCGATCGCACGCGGCTCAAGCAGGTGGCGGTGAACCTGCTGTCCAACGCCGTCAAGTACAACCGCCCCCACGGCACGGTGGAAGTGCGCTGCCGCGTGATGCCGGGCAACCGCATCCGCGTCAGCTTCCAGGACACCGGCGAAGGCCTGGGCGCCGACAAGCTGGCACGCCTGTTCCAGCCCTTCGACCGGCTCGGCCGCGAGACCGGCGCCGAGGAAGGCACCGGCATCGGCCTGGTGGTCAGCAAGCGCCTGGTCGAGCTGATGGGCGGCCGCATCGGCGCGGACAGCGTGGTCGGTGTCGGCAGCCTGTTCTGGATCGAGCTGAACGCGACGAAGGTCGTCGAGGCCGACACCGACCCGATCGCGCCCTTCGCCGCACCACCGCTGGCCATCGCGGCCGATGCGCCGGCGAAGGCCCTGCGCACGGTGCTGTGCGTGGAAGACAACCCGGCCAACCTGTTGCTGGTCGGCCGCCTGCTCGAGCGCCGCCCGGACATCCGCCTGCTCAGCGCCAAGGACGGCCGCCGCGGCATCGAACAGGCCCGCGCGGCCTTGCCCGACGTCATCCTCATGGACATCAACCTGCCGGGCATCAGCGGCATCACAGCGCTGAAGATCCTCGCCGGCGACCCGTTGACCCGCCACATCCCGGTGATCGCGCTGAGCGCGAACGCCATGCCCAAGGACGTCGCTTCCGGCCTGGCAGCGGGCTTCTTCCGCTATCTCACCAAGCCGATCAAGGTGGACGAGTTCATGGCCACGCTCGATCTGGCCCTGGACACCCCCCGCCCCCCTTCACGGCAAGACCTAGACGAGGCGATCGCCCCATGATCATTCCCGAACAAGACATCCTCTGCGCACGCATCCTGATCGTCGACGACCAGGAGGCCAACGTGCTGCTGCTCACCCGGCTGCTCGGCGAGGCCGGCTACACGAACCTGTCGTCGACCCGCCAGCCCACCGAGGTGTGCGCGCTGCACCGGCGCAATGCCTATGACCTGATCCTGCTCGACCTGCAGATGCCGGCGATGGACGGCTTTGCCGTCATGGAGGCGTTGAAGACCAACGACGCCGACGGCTACCTGCCGGTCATCGTGCTGACCGCCCAGCCCGGCCACAAGCTGCGCGCGCTGCAGGCCGGCGCCAAGGATTTCATCAGCAAGCCCTTCGACCTGGTCGAGGTGAAGACGCGCATCCGCAACATGCTCGAGGTGCGCCTGCTCTACCGCCGGCTGGAAGCGCACAGCGTGATCCTCGAACAGGCGGTCAAGGAGCGCACCGCCGAGCTGCGCGAGAGCGAAGCGCGCTACCGCAGCCTCGCCGAGCTGGCCTCGGACTGGTACTGGGAGCAGGATGAACGCGGCGATTTCACCAAGGTGTCGGGCCCGGTGATGGAGATGCTGGGCATCAGCGTGGGCTCGCTGGCGGCCGACGCCGCAGCCCCGGCCTTCGACGCCGGCTGGGACCGCGCGGAGCGGCTCACGCTGCAGGCCAACATCGCGGCGCGCCGGCCCTTCCTCGATCTGGCGCTGCACCGCACCGAGGCCGACGGGACCTGCCGGCAGTTCCGCGTCAGCGGCCAGCCGATGTTCGACCAGAGCTGCCGCTTTCTCGGCTACCGCGGCATCGGCGTCGAGATGATGAAGGGTCACTGACTTGGCCGCACTCGCCCCGCGCCCGCTGAACGGGCTGCACGCGCCCGCGCAGAACCAGCTCATCGCGGGTGTGTCCGCGGTGGAGATGCTGCCGCTGTCGGGTTCGCTCGAACTGGTGTCGATGATGCTCGGCCAGGTGCTCTACGAGCCCGGCAGCCAGATGCAGCACGCCTACTTCCCGACCACCGCCGTGGCCTCGCTGCACTACGTCACCGAATCGGGCGCCTCGGCCGAGACGGCGGGCGTGGGCCGCGAGGGCATGGTGGGCATTGCCCTGTTCATGGGCGGGCAGAGCACGTCCGGCTCGGCCGTCGTGCAGACCTCGGGGCACGGCTACCGACTGAACCGGCATTCGCTGATGCAGGCATTCGACGGCACGGGGCCGTGGCGCCGCCTGCTGCTGCGCTACACGCAGGCACTGATGACGCAGATCTCGCAGACGGCCGCCTGCTACCGGCACCACACCGTCGAGCAGCAGCTGGCCCGCTGGCTGCTGTCCACCGCCGACCGATCACCCGATGGCGAGCTGGTCATCACGCAGGAGCTGGTGGCCGGCATGCTGGGCGTGCGCCGCGAGTCGATCACGCAGGCGGCCGGCGCCTTGCAGGACATGGGCTACATCCGCTACCGGCGCGGCCACATCAGCCTGCTCGACCCGGCCGGCCTGCGCAGCTGCGCCTGCGAGTGCTACGGCATCGTCAAGCACGAGTTCCAGCGCCTGATGGCGTCCTGAACGTTCGACGGCGCACAGACGCCGCGTCGCGGCAGCGGCAGGCTCGTGTCATCCTCTGCCACCGCGCGCCCTGCCGCGCACCCCACGCCATGAACACCCCCCTCACCCGCCGGCACTTCATCGTCGCCGTGCCCCTGACGACCGCCAGCCTGATGGCAGCCTGCTCGCCGAAAGTCGAATCGCCCCCCGTCGCCGCCGAGCAGATTCCGGCCACGCCGACCCCGCCGGCGCCCACGCCCAGGCCCGCACCGTCCCCCGCACCGGCTTCGGCCAGCGGGCCTGCGGCCGCGCTGCCG
Proteins encoded in this window:
- a CDS encoding ABC transporter permease, with translation MKPAPNDHADVSLPATSSAAEPPRIELSGSWSVLKLGGIEGRLDALQRPAAGAAVVDGQRIDALDSAGAWLLLRLLRRLREGGGVVTLLGLSPPFAKLLDVVAQPARQGAPRAEAGAAPAPKALERLGRRVAPVLEEGLALLAFVGELAVAFATCVLQPRRWRWRPILFNIRSAGVDALPIVALLSFLLGVVVAYQGAPQLRQYGANIFVADLVGVSMLREFAPLITAIIIAGRSGSAYAAQIGTMAVTEEIDAMRTLGIEPMEMLALPKLVALAVALPLLTVFADVAGVFGGMLMARSQLGVGYVEFLDRLVKAVEPSTYGVGLAKAPVFALIIVVIGCFQGFRTRGGADSVGRQTTRSVVQSIFLVIVADALFSVAFSVLDL
- a CDS encoding Crp/Fnr family transcriptional regulator, with amino-acid sequence MLPLSGSLELVSMMLGQVLYEPGSQMQHAYFPTTAVASLHYVTESGASAETAGVGREGMVGIALFMGGQSTSGSAVVQTSGHGYRLNRHSLMQAFDGTGPWRRLLLRYTQALMTQISQTAACYRHHTVEQQLARWLLSTADRSPDGELVITQELVAGMLGVRRESITQAAGALQDMGYIRYRRGHISLLDPAGLRSCACECYGIVKHEFQRLMAS
- a CDS encoding ATP-binding protein, encoding MLKTGALQRAILSSANFSSIATDEKGVIQVFNVGAEHMLGYEAAAVIDRVTPADFSDPQEVILRARALSLEFGTTIEPGFEALVFKASRGIEDIYELTYLRKDGSRLPAVVSVTALHDALGAIIGYLLIGTDNTARKQVDLALQERNRDLRGAKIAAELANQAKSDFLSSMSHELRSPLNAILGFAQLIDSGTPPPTPPQKDSIDQILQAGWYLLELINEILDLALIESGKLSLSPEPVLLAELLAECLAMIEPMSRKAGIDVKLIAPEGPWLVKADRTRLKQVAVNLLSNAVKYNRPHGTVEVRCRVMPGNRIRVSFQDTGEGLGADKLARLFQPFDRLGRETGAEEGTGIGLVVSKRLVELMGGRIGADSVVGVGSLFWIELNATKVVEADTDPIAPFAAPPLAIAADAPAKALRTVLCVEDNPANLLLVGRLLERRPDIRLLSAKDGRRGIEQARAALPDVILMDINLPGISGITALKILAGDPLTRHIPVIALSANAMPKDVASGLAAGFFRYLTKPIKVDEFMATLDLALDTPRPPSRQDLDEAIAP
- a CDS encoding response regulator, encoding MIPEQDILCARILIVDDQEANVLLLTRLLGEAGYTNLSSTRQPTEVCALHRRNAYDLILLDLQMPAMDGFAVMEALKTNDADGYLPVIVLTAQPGHKLRALQAGAKDFISKPFDLVEVKTRIRNMLEVRLLYRRLEAHSVILEQAVKERTAELRESEARYRSLAELASDWYWEQDERGDFTKVSGPVMEMLGISVGSLAADAAAPAFDAGWDRAERLTLQANIAARRPFLDLALHRTEADGTCRQFRVSGQPMFDQSCRFLGYRGIGVEMMKGH